The Methylobacterium sp. PvR107 genome contains a region encoding:
- a CDS encoding NADH:flavin oxidoreductase/NADH oxidase encodes MTARLFEPLTLDALTLENRILIAPMCQYSARDGEATDWHMMHLGQLAMSGAGLLTLEATAVSPEARITAWDLGLYNDGCERALARVLGAVRDYAPIPVCIQIAHAGRKASSDAPWAGGQQIPPEHVYGWRTEAPSAVAHGEGEVPPHALDAADLKRVRDQFVATAKRAVRLGIEAVELHGAHGYLLHQFLSPIANKRTDQYGGSLENRMRFPLEVYDAVRDVVPAGSPVWLRVSATDWVEDGWDLDETVELAKALKRAGSPALHVSTGGVSPKQAIKLGPGYQVPYAERIKAETGLTTIAVGLITEAAQAETILQEGKADAISLARAMLYDPRWPWHAAAELGAQVRAPKQYWRSQPRAYKDLFKDTAFGQR; translated from the coding sequence ATGACCGCTCGCCTGTTCGAACCGCTGACGCTCGATGCCCTCACCCTCGAGAACCGCATCCTGATCGCCCCGATGTGCCAATACTCGGCGCGCGACGGCGAGGCCACCGACTGGCACATGATGCATCTCGGGCAGCTCGCCATGTCGGGCGCCGGCCTGCTCACCCTGGAGGCCACCGCGGTGTCCCCGGAGGCGCGGATCACCGCCTGGGATCTCGGCCTCTACAACGACGGTTGCGAGCGGGCGCTGGCCCGCGTGCTCGGCGCCGTGCGCGACTACGCGCCGATCCCGGTCTGCATCCAGATCGCCCATGCCGGCCGGAAGGCCTCGAGCGACGCCCCCTGGGCCGGCGGTCAGCAGATCCCGCCCGAGCACGTTTACGGCTGGCGCACGGAGGCGCCCTCGGCGGTGGCGCACGGGGAGGGCGAGGTCCCGCCCCACGCCCTCGACGCCGCCGACCTGAAGCGCGTCCGCGATCAATTCGTGGCCACCGCCAAGCGCGCCGTGCGCCTCGGCATCGAGGCTGTGGAACTGCACGGCGCCCACGGCTACCTGCTGCACCAGTTCCTGTCGCCGATCGCCAACAAGCGCACGGACCAGTATGGCGGCAGCCTCGAGAACCGCATGCGCTTTCCGCTGGAGGTCTACGACGCGGTGCGCGACGTCGTGCCGGCGGGCAGCCCGGTCTGGTTGCGCGTCTCGGCCACCGACTGGGTCGAGGACGGCTGGGATCTCGACGAGACCGTCGAGTTGGCGAAGGCCCTGAAGCGGGCGGGCTCGCCCGCGCTCCACGTCTCCACGGGCGGCGTCTCCCCGAAGCAGGCGATCAAGCTCGGGCCGGGCTACCAAGTGCCCTACGCGGAGCGGATCAAGGCGGAGACCGGACTCACCACCATCGCGGTGGGACTGATCACGGAGGCTGCCCAAGCGGAGACGATCCTGCAGGAGGGCAAAGCCGACGCGATCTCGCTGGCGCGCGCCATGCTGTACGATCCCCGCTGGCCCTGGCACGCGGCTGCCGAGCTCGGCGCGCAGGTGCGGGCGCCCAAGCAGTACTGGCGCTCGCAGCCGCGGGCGTACAAGGACCTGTTCAAGGACACGGCCTTCGGGCAGCGCTGA
- a CDS encoding propionyl-CoA synthetase, translating to MTNASLSGRYPEIYESARRDPEAFWLDAARALDWARAPERAFAPDSGPYGRWFSDGTLNACHNAVDRHAEGARAEQVAIRYDSPVTGTKRSITYRELRDEVAVLAAVLAGLGVGRGDRVILYMPMVPEALFGMLACARLGAVHSVVFGGFAANELAVRIEDAAPKVVLAASCGIEPNRVVAYKPLLDAAIAASRHKPEACLILQRPQCAAALAPERDRDWAETVAAARVAGERAACVPVAATDPLYILYTSGTTGKPKGVVRDTGGYLVALAWSMPNLYGVQPGETYFCASDIGWVVGHSYIVYAPLLHGCTTVLYEGKPVGTPDAGAFWRVAAEYGVTCLFTAPTALRAIKKEDSAGARIGDYDLSTFRSLFLAGERADPDSVAWAERVLNRPVIDHWWQTETGWPIAGNPLGLGLLPVKHGSTCVPMPGYRVEVLDEGGKPVPAGTMGTIAIRLPLPPGCLPTLWGSDARMRSSYLATFPGYYDTSDAGVIDADGYITVLGRTDDIINVAGHRLSTGGMEAVLAGHPDVAECAVIGIRDALKGEVPCGFVVLKAGVVRPTEAIERELVAKVRDEIGPVAAFKLALTVPRLPKTRSGKILRATMKRIADHEPWTMPATIDDAAALDEIGESLKGRGIGAV from the coding sequence ATGACGAACGCCAGCCTTTCGGGCCGCTACCCGGAGATCTACGAATCGGCCCGCCGCGATCCGGAGGCGTTCTGGCTCGACGCGGCCCGGGCGCTCGACTGGGCGCGCGCGCCGGAGCGGGCCTTCGCGCCGGATTCGGGGCCCTACGGCCGCTGGTTCTCGGACGGCACGCTGAACGCCTGCCACAACGCGGTCGACCGTCACGCCGAGGGGGCGCGGGCGGAGCAGGTGGCGATCCGCTACGATTCCCCCGTCACCGGCACCAAGCGCAGCATCACGTACCGCGAGCTGCGCGACGAGGTGGCGGTGCTGGCCGCCGTGCTGGCCGGGCTCGGCGTCGGCCGGGGCGACCGGGTGATCCTCTACATGCCGATGGTGCCGGAGGCGCTGTTCGGCATGCTGGCCTGCGCCCGGCTCGGCGCGGTCCATTCGGTGGTGTTCGGCGGCTTCGCCGCCAACGAACTGGCGGTTCGGATCGAGGATGCGGCGCCGAAGGTGGTGCTCGCCGCCTCCTGCGGCATCGAGCCGAACCGGGTGGTCGCCTACAAGCCCCTCCTCGACGCGGCGATCGCGGCCTCGCGCCACAAGCCGGAGGCCTGCCTGATCCTCCAGAGACCCCAATGCGCCGCTGCCCTGGCGCCGGAGCGCGACCGCGACTGGGCCGAGACCGTCGCGGCCGCCCGAGTCGCGGGTGAGAGGGCGGCCTGCGTGCCGGTCGCCGCCACCGACCCGCTCTACATCCTCTACACCTCCGGCACGACCGGGAAGCCGAAGGGCGTTGTCCGCGACACCGGCGGCTACCTCGTCGCCCTCGCCTGGTCGATGCCGAATCTCTACGGCGTCCAGCCCGGCGAGACCTATTTCTGCGCCTCCGACATCGGCTGGGTGGTGGGCCATTCCTACATCGTCTACGCGCCGCTGCTGCACGGCTGCACGACGGTGCTCTACGAGGGCAAGCCGGTGGGCACGCCCGATGCCGGCGCCTTCTGGCGTGTCGCCGCCGAGTACGGCGTGACCTGCCTGTTCACGGCGCCGACGGCCCTGCGGGCGATCAAGAAGGAGGATTCCGCGGGCGCCCGGATCGGCGACTACGATCTCTCGACCTTCCGCAGCCTGTTCCTCGCCGGCGAGCGCGCCGACCCCGATTCGGTCGCCTGGGCCGAGCGGGTGCTGAACCGGCCGGTGATCGACCATTGGTGGCAGACGGAAACCGGATGGCCGATCGCCGGCAACCCGCTGGGGCTCGGCCTCCTGCCGGTGAAGCACGGCAGCACCTGCGTGCCGATGCCGGGCTACCGGGTCGAGGTGCTGGACGAGGGCGGAAAGCCCGTCCCGGCTGGCACGATGGGCACCATCGCGATCCGCCTGCCGCTGCCCCCGGGATGCCTGCCGACCCTGTGGGGCTCGGACGCGCGGATGCGGTCGAGCTACCTCGCCACCTTCCCGGGCTACTACGACACCTCGGATGCCGGGGTGATCGACGCGGACGGCTACATCACGGTCCTGGGCCGGACCGACGACATCATCAACGTCGCGGGCCACCGCCTGTCCACGGGCGGCATGGAGGCGGTTCTGGCCGGCCATCCCGACGTGGCGGAATGCGCGGTCATCGGCATCCGCGACGCGCTGAAGGGCGAGGTGCCCTGCGGGTTCGTGGTGCTCAAGGCCGGCGTCGTACGGCCGACCGAGGCGATCGAGCGGGAACTCGTCGCCAAGGTGCGCGACGAGATCGGACCGGTGGCGGCCTTCAAGCTCGCGCTCACCGTGCCACGGCTGCCGAAGACCCGCTCGGGCAAGATCCTGCGGGCCACCATGAAGCGGATCGCCGATCACGAGCCCTGGACGATGCCGGCGACGATCGACGATGCCGCGGCCCTCGACGAGATCGGCGAGAGCCTCAAGGGGCGGGGGATCGGCGCGGTCTAG
- a CDS encoding YdcH family protein yields MSLQTHLNQLARKHEALEREIQEATHRPSANDLHIAELKRRKLLLKDEINRLQAGNDTLH; encoded by the coding sequence ATGTCGCTGCAGACGCATCTGAACCAACTCGCCCGGAAGCACGAAGCCCTCGAGCGCGAGATTCAGGAAGCGACCCACAGGCCTTCGGCGAACGACCTTCACATCGCCGAGCTGAAGCGACGGAAACTCCTTCTCAAGGACGAGATCAACAGGCTCCAGGCGGGCAACGACACGTTGCACTGA
- a CDS encoding YdcH family protein, whose translation MAEESGESAQSDLLGELARLREEHRDLDSAIEALELSVAGDQLQIQRLKKRKLTLRDRIFHIEDALTPDIIA comes from the coding sequence ATGGCGGAAGAGTCGGGTGAGAGCGCGCAATCGGATCTCCTGGGCGAGCTGGCCAGGCTGCGCGAGGAGCACCGGGACCTTGACAGCGCCATCGAGGCGCTGGAGCTCAGCGTCGCCGGGGACCAGCTCCAGATCCAGCGGCTGAAGAAGCGCAAGCTCACGCTGCGCGACCGCATCTTCCACATCGAGGACGCGCTGACGCCGGACATCATCGCCTGA
- the purE gene encoding 5-(carboxyamino)imidazole ribonucleotide mutase: MVSPPVAIIMGSQSDWATMRHAAETLDALGVPYDARIVSAHRTPDRLVAFAKGAVAAGLKVVIAGAGGAAHLPGMAAAMTRLPVFGVPVESKALSGQDSLLSIVQMPAGIPVGTLAIGRAGAINAALLAVSVLALSDPQLAERLEAWRAAQTASVAERPVTEENA; this comes from the coding sequence ATGGTGTCGCCTCCGGTCGCGATCATCATGGGCAGCCAGTCCGACTGGGCGACCATGCGTCACGCCGCCGAGACGCTCGACGCGCTCGGCGTGCCCTACGACGCGCGGATCGTGTCGGCCCACCGCACACCCGACCGGCTGGTGGCCTTCGCCAAGGGCGCGGTCGCGGCCGGTCTCAAGGTCGTGATCGCCGGTGCGGGCGGCGCCGCGCACCTGCCCGGCATGGCGGCGGCGATGACCCGGCTCCCGGTCTTCGGCGTGCCGGTGGAATCCAAGGCCCTGTCCGGCCAGGACAGCCTGCTCTCCATCGTCCAGATGCCCGCCGGCATCCCGGTGGGGACCCTGGCGATCGGTCGGGCGGGGGCCATCAACGCAGCCCTGCTCGCCGTGTCCGTCCTGGCGCTCTCCGACCCGCAGCTGGCGGAGCGACTCGAAGCGTGGCGCGCGGCCCAGACCGCCTCGGTGGCCGAGCGACCGGTGACGGAAGAGAACGCGTGA
- a CDS encoding 5-(carboxyamino)imidazole ribonucleotide synthase has translation MTDKILGPGATLGIVGGGQLGRMIALAAANYGLKVHVYAPDQDSPAFDVAARTTCAAYDDPEALAAFARSVDVVTYEFENIPHATADILARHAALHPNARALSTTQDRLSEKEFVNGLGIPTAPFQAVDTPDDLDRAIAAIGLPAVLKTRRFGYDGKGQRMLRERAEGDRNALFAEFGGAPLILEGFVPFEREVSVVGARARDGSFAAFDLCENEHRDHILALTRVPAPGVSPETRRLALDIAKRIADALDYVGVLAVEMFLVREDGAERLVVNEIAPRVHNSGHWTIEGARTSQFAQHVRAVCGWPLGDAARVGGLPVEMRNLIGAQADDWHALLAEPGAHLHLYGKGEARPGRKMGHVTCLGSDPVES, from the coding sequence GTGACGGACAAGATCCTCGGCCCCGGCGCGACGCTCGGCATCGTCGGCGGCGGTCAGCTCGGGCGCATGATTGCGCTGGCCGCGGCCAATTACGGCCTCAAGGTCCACGTCTACGCGCCCGACCAGGACAGCCCCGCCTTCGATGTGGCCGCTCGCACCACCTGCGCGGCCTATGACGATCCCGAGGCGCTCGCGGCCTTCGCGCGCAGCGTCGACGTCGTCACCTACGAGTTCGAGAACATCCCCCACGCCACCGCCGATATCCTGGCCCGGCACGCCGCCCTGCACCCGAACGCGCGGGCGCTCTCGACCACGCAGGACCGCCTGTCCGAAAAGGAATTCGTCAACGGGCTGGGCATCCCGACAGCGCCGTTCCAGGCGGTCGATACGCCCGACGACCTCGACCGGGCGATCGCGGCGATCGGCCTGCCGGCGGTGCTCAAGACCCGCCGCTTCGGCTACGACGGCAAGGGCCAGCGTATGCTCCGCGAGCGGGCCGAGGGCGACCGCAACGCCCTGTTTGCCGAGTTCGGCGGCGCGCCGCTGATCCTGGAAGGGTTCGTGCCGTTCGAGCGCGAGGTCTCGGTGGTCGGCGCCCGCGCCCGCGACGGCAGCTTCGCGGCCTTCGACCTGTGCGAGAACGAGCACCGCGATCACATCCTCGCATTGACCCGGGTCCCGGCTCCCGGCGTGTCGCCCGAGACGCGCCGCCTCGCTCTCGACATCGCCAAGCGTATCGCCGACGCGCTGGACTATGTCGGCGTGCTCGCCGTGGAGATGTTCCTGGTGCGGGAGGACGGTGCCGAGCGACTCGTGGTCAACGAGATCGCGCCGCGGGTCCACAATTCCGGACACTGGACCATCGAGGGCGCGCGGACCTCGCAATTCGCCCAGCATGTCCGCGCCGTCTGCGGCTGGCCGCTCGGCGACGCCGCCCGGGTGGGCGGCCTGCCGGTGGAGATGCGCAACCTGATCGGCGCCCAGGCCGACGACTGGCACGCGCTGCTGGCCGAGCCCGGCGCGCATCTGCACCTCTACGGCAAGGGCGAGGCGCGCCCCGGCCGGAAGATGGGGCACGTCACCTGTCTCGGATCCGACCCGGTCGAGTCCTGA
- a CDS encoding tetratricopeptide repeat protein, translating to MIVRNGLVRTTALIGAAIISAAGLAGCETVGSAAGPRQYAVLETDTTGATNVNIASLTEVVQRNPNDAAAYNTRGAAYARAGQFSDAIADFTKAIQIDPNSASAYNNRALASRQIGRDGPALQDFTKAIGIDPNYGPAYIGRANVERAQGNVDQALNDLNVAIRLMPESAEAYHARGLVRQKQSQDTQAIADFDAAIDRDPFKSAPYAARGQSLIATNQYPKAIEDYNAALNVNNKDATSWAYRGLAYEKSGQRKEAMENYQRAATIDPNNSVARAGLGRVQGGVGSLFN from the coding sequence ATGATCGTACGCAACGGGCTGGTTCGGACGACGGCACTGATCGGCGCGGCCATAATCTCGGCCGCGGGCCTTGCGGGCTGCGAGACCGTCGGGAGCGCAGCCGGCCCGCGACAATACGCGGTGCTGGAGACGGACACGACGGGCGCCACGAACGTGAACATCGCCTCGCTGACCGAGGTCGTGCAGCGCAACCCGAACGATGCGGCGGCCTACAACACCCGCGGCGCCGCCTACGCCCGTGCCGGCCAGTTCAGCGACGCCATCGCGGATTTCACCAAGGCGATCCAGATCGATCCGAACTCGGCCTCGGCCTACAACAACCGGGCGCTTGCCAGCCGCCAGATCGGCCGTGACGGCCCCGCGCTGCAAGATTTCACCAAGGCGATCGGCATCGATCCGAATTACGGCCCCGCCTATATCGGCCGCGCCAACGTCGAGCGCGCCCAGGGCAACGTCGATCAGGCGCTCAACGACCTCAACGTCGCGATCCGGCTGATGCCCGAATCGGCCGAAGCCTACCATGCCCGCGGCCTCGTGCGGCAGAAGCAAAGTCAGGACACCCAGGCGATCGCCGATTTCGACGCCGCCATTGACCGCGACCCCTTCAAGTCCGCGCCCTACGCCGCCCGCGGCCAGAGCCTGATCGCCACCAACCAGTACCCGAAGGCGATCGAGGACTACAACGCGGCGCTCAACGTCAACAACAAGGACGCCACCTCCTGGGCCTATCGCGGCCTGGCCTACGAGAAGTCGGGCCAGCGCAAGGAGGCGATGGAGAACTATCAGCGCGCCGCGACGATCGACCCGAACAATTCCGTCGCCCGCGCCGGCCTCGGCCGGGTGCAGGGCGGAGTCGGCTCGCTGTTCAACTGA
- a CDS encoding acyl-CoA dehydrogenase family protein, which yields MDFDLNEDQSLLRDSVERLAADLYPSLESRQARLKAPLGFPAEGWAAFAELGVAGLPFSEEEGGLGGGPVETMLVMEAVGRNLVVEPLLASLVLGSTALRLGGSAAQKERLVPGLVAGDLRLTLAHTERQSRYDLADVATTARRSGDGFVLSGAKSVVPNADAAGMMVVSARVSGERRDPHGVGLFLVPADAAGVAIEAYPTQDGGRAAEVSFSDVTLAADAALGDPEGGLPLLERVVEHGIAALAAEAVGSMDTLHKLTVEYLKTRKQFGVSVGSFQALQHRAVDMLIQLEQARSMALYAAMMVDTPDARARAAALAAVKVQINKACRYVGQEAVQLHGGIGMTLEYIGAHHFKRLAMIEYQLGDTAHHLWRITQDENGLLTA from the coding sequence ATGGATTTCGACCTGAACGAGGACCAGTCGCTCCTGCGCGACAGCGTCGAGCGGCTGGCCGCCGATCTCTACCCGTCGCTGGAGAGCCGGCAGGCGCGGCTGAAGGCGCCGCTCGGCTTCCCCGCGGAGGGCTGGGCGGCCTTCGCCGAACTCGGCGTCGCCGGCCTGCCCTTCTCCGAGGAGGAGGGCGGCCTCGGCGGCGGCCCGGTCGAGACCATGCTGGTCATGGAGGCGGTGGGCCGCAACCTCGTGGTCGAGCCTCTGCTCGCGAGCCTCGTGCTCGGCTCCACCGCCCTGCGGCTCGGCGGCAGCGCCGCGCAGAAGGAGCGCCTCGTCCCGGGCCTCGTGGCCGGCGACCTGCGCCTGACCCTCGCCCACACCGAGCGCCAGTCCCGCTACGACCTTGCGGACGTCGCCACCACGGCCCGGCGCAGCGGCGACGGCTTCGTGCTGAGCGGGGCGAAGAGCGTCGTGCCCAACGCCGACGCAGCCGGCATGATGGTGGTCTCGGCCCGGGTCTCGGGCGAGCGGCGCGACCCGCACGGGGTCGGCCTGTTCCTGGTCCCGGCAGACGCCGCCGGCGTCGCGATCGAAGCCTACCCGACCCAGGATGGCGGCCGGGCCGCGGAGGTGTCCTTCTCGGACGTGACGCTCGCCGCCGACGCGGCGCTCGGCGATCCGGAGGGCGGCCTGCCGCTCCTGGAGCGGGTGGTGGAGCACGGCATCGCGGCGCTGGCCGCCGAGGCGGTGGGTTCGATGGACACGCTCCACAAGCTCACGGTCGAGTACCTCAAGACTCGCAAGCAGTTCGGGGTCAGCGTCGGCTCGTTCCAGGCCCTGCAGCACCGGGCCGTCGACATGCTGATCCAGCTGGAGCAGGCCCGCTCGATGGCGCTCTACGCCGCCATGATGGTGGACACACCGGATGCGCGGGCGCGGGCCGCGGCCCTCGCGGCCGTGAAGGTGCAGATCAACAAGGCCTGCCGCTATGTCGGCCAGGAGGCGGTCCAGCTCCACGGGGGAATCGGCATGACGCTCGAGTATATCGGCGCCCACCACTTCAAGCGGCTCGCCATGATCGAGTATCAGCTCGGCGACACCGCCCACCACCTGTGGCGGATCACGCAGGACGAGAACGGACTGCTGACGGCGTGA
- a CDS encoding acyl-CoA dehydrogenase family protein gives MDLRFTDAEIAFRDEVRTFCRTEIPAEIRKKVSEGRSLAKDDYVTSQRILNAKGWAVPHWPQEWGGRDWTPIQRYIYTEELFQAAVPLPQQFNCYMFGPVLATFGRQDQKARFLPRAANLDDWWCQGFSEPGAGSDLASLKTKAVRDGDHYVVDGQKTWTTLGQHADWIFCLVRTDFEAKKQRGISFLLIDMKTPGITVRPILTLEGRHEVNEVFFDSVRVPVENLVGEENKGWDYAKFLLANERTGIARIGLTKERIARIKRLAREMPAGPGTMWDDPAFRSRVAEVEVELKALEITQMRVAAKQGRADSVEPDPASSLLKIRGSQLQQAATELLVELAGPFALAAPARGAGANNLPGGFDWVDAAAPSYFNNRKVSIYGGSNEIQHNVIAKGILGL, from the coding sequence ATGGACCTGCGCTTCACCGACGCGGAAATCGCGTTCCGCGACGAGGTCCGGACCTTCTGCCGGACGGAGATCCCGGCCGAAATCCGGAAGAAGGTCTCGGAGGGGCGCAGCCTCGCGAAGGACGATTACGTCACGAGCCAGCGGATCCTCAACGCCAAGGGCTGGGCGGTGCCGCACTGGCCGCAGGAATGGGGCGGCCGGGATTGGACCCCGATCCAGCGCTACATCTACACCGAGGAGCTGTTCCAGGCGGCGGTGCCGCTGCCGCAGCAATTCAACTGCTACATGTTCGGCCCGGTGCTGGCGACCTTCGGCCGGCAGGACCAGAAGGCGCGCTTCCTGCCCCGCGCGGCCAATCTCGACGATTGGTGGTGCCAGGGCTTCTCCGAGCCCGGCGCCGGCTCCGACCTGGCCTCGCTCAAGACCAAGGCCGTGCGCGACGGCGACCACTACGTCGTGGACGGCCAGAAGACCTGGACGACGCTGGGCCAGCACGCCGACTGGATCTTCTGCCTCGTGCGCACCGACTTCGAGGCGAAGAAGCAGCGCGGCATTTCGTTTCTCCTGATCGACATGAAGACCCCAGGCATCACCGTGCGGCCGATCCTCACGCTTGAGGGCCGGCACGAGGTCAACGAGGTCTTCTTCGACTCCGTACGTGTGCCGGTCGAGAACCTCGTCGGCGAGGAGAACAAGGGCTGGGACTACGCGAAATTCCTGCTCGCCAACGAGCGCACCGGCATCGCCCGGATCGGTCTCACCAAGGAGCGGATCGCGCGGATCAAGCGGCTGGCCCGCGAGATGCCGGCGGGGCCCGGGACGATGTGGGACGATCCCGCTTTCCGGTCCCGCGTCGCGGAGGTCGAGGTCGAGCTGAAGGCGCTGGAGATCACCCAGATGCGGGTGGCGGCCAAGCAGGGAAGGGCGGATTCGGTGGAGCCGGACCCGGCCTCCTCGCTCCTCAAGATCCGCGGCTCGCAGCTCCAGCAGGCGGCCACCGAATTGCTGGTGGAGCTCGCCGGACCTTTCGCGCTGGCGGCGCCCGCGCGCGGGGCCGGGGCCAACAACCTGCCCGGCGGCTTCGACTGGGTCGACGCGGCGGCGCCGAGCTACTTCAACAACCGCAAGGTCTCGATCTACGGCGGCTCGAACGAGATCCAGCACAACGTCATCGCCAAGGGCATTCTGGGATTGTGA
- a CDS encoding acetyl-CoA C-acyltransferase: MTDAVIVSTARTPIGKAHRGALNLTRGADLAAHAIRGALDRARLEPEAVEEVVLGCGYPENATGGNVARHAALVAGIPVASAGVTVSRFCASGLEAIASAARRIVLDGVPVAVAGGVESISLVQPKVQRELTRNAWLEAHLPAIYMPMIETADIVAARYGISREAQDLFALESQRRTAAAQDRGLFDDEIVPMSAVMAVTDKATGETREVETRLSRDEGNRPDTTLEGLSKLTPVRGEAAFITAGNASQLSDGASASVLMSAAEAARRGLTPLGTFRGFASAGCGPDEMGIGPVFAVPRLLERQGLKVADINLWELNEAFASQSVYCRDTLGIDPEKVNVNGGAIAVGHPFGMSGARLVGHALLEGRRRGARYAVVTMCVAGGQGCAGLFEIARS, translated from the coding sequence ATGACCGACGCGGTGATCGTCTCGACCGCCCGCACGCCCATCGGCAAGGCCCATCGCGGCGCCCTGAACCTTACCCGAGGTGCCGACCTCGCGGCCCACGCGATCCGCGGCGCCCTGGACCGGGCACGCCTGGAGCCGGAAGCGGTCGAGGAGGTGGTGCTCGGCTGCGGCTATCCGGAGAACGCCACGGGCGGCAACGTCGCCCGCCACGCGGCCCTGGTGGCGGGGATCCCGGTCGCGTCGGCCGGCGTCACCGTCTCGCGCTTCTGCGCCTCGGGGCTGGAGGCGATCGCCAGCGCGGCCCGGCGGATCGTCCTCGACGGCGTGCCGGTGGCGGTTGCGGGCGGCGTCGAGTCGATCAGCCTCGTCCAGCCGAAGGTCCAGCGGGAGCTGACGCGCAACGCGTGGCTGGAGGCGCACCTGCCGGCGATCTACATGCCGATGATCGAGACCGCCGACATCGTGGCCGCGCGGTACGGAATCTCGCGGGAGGCCCAGGACCTTTTCGCACTGGAGAGCCAGCGCCGTACCGCGGCGGCGCAGGACCGCGGGCTGTTCGACGACGAGATCGTCCCGATGAGCGCCGTCATGGCGGTGACCGACAAGGCCACAGGCGAGACCCGGGAGGTCGAGACGCGGCTCTCCAGGGACGAGGGCAACCGGCCGGACACTACCCTGGAGGGGTTGTCCAAGCTCACGCCCGTGCGCGGGGAGGCGGCCTTCATCACGGCGGGCAACGCCAGCCAGCTCTCGGACGGGGCCTCGGCCAGCGTGCTGATGTCGGCCGCCGAGGCTGCGCGGCGGGGTCTGACCCCGCTCGGTACCTTCCGGGGCTTCGCCTCGGCCGGCTGCGGGCCAGACGAGATGGGCATCGGCCCGGTCTTCGCGGTGCCGCGGCTGCTGGAGCGCCAGGGGCTGAAAGTCGCCGATATCAACCTGTGGGAGCTGAACGAGGCCTTCGCGTCGCAATCGGTCTACTGCCGCGACACGCTCGGGATCGATCCCGAGAAGGTCAACGTCAACGGCGGCGCCATCGCGGTCGGCCACCCGTTCGGCATGTCGGGGGCGCGGCTCGTGGGCCACGCCCTGCTGGAGGGCCGTCGCCGCGGCGCGCGCTACGCCGTGGTCACCATGTGCGTCGCCGGCGGCCAGGGCTGCGCCGGCCTGTTCGAGATCGCCCGGAGCTGA